In Tachysurus fulvidraco isolate hzauxx_2018 chromosome 1, HZAU_PFXX_2.0, whole genome shotgun sequence, a single window of DNA contains:
- the nhsl2 gene encoding NHS-like protein 2 isoform X2 has protein sequence MPFCKRIIAPKDVCKSALRSGGASVTDLADVCGFSLCSILRQLSDLCRQSVSILEELEGEIASICHRSGTLENKVISLQRHVSTLAACKPPLQTTTNLDSESKRTAHFQSSWQQHVNVFGSWSRPECVQELHQEAQLNLQSLLQDFEEQLYDNRVTGQTFRHPSSQSSEDTSTTLSRSPSSINKKTEFVFLPANKQVCEDETTSLGIRAQDPGACGLDRSLLGWNSSVGPPVAEKPRWHLSRHSSAHLVPINVTGDGKILAVDLIQGACSPDSSQPRSLEPTTENTGEQHIPLRKTQSDREHSVPPSPKAPSGMMDHATLMCPSSSWNGPKGSTFSPSWTDSYNYALTPNPVAKQPLSKPGTLESGGGGLMCPSQTSSAMSVSSVSHSSSFTFISGHRTNIVTHENAIKGKRNETEGAASSPAAGNGLNKCEREKRSSRANAFKFRERSLSTPTDSGSLCSADNTCCPGETVPVVREGESYAMLYPSNSSEDNTSTDNVSVATGSDYFPVGRLRSRSRSISLKKPKKKPPPPVRSVSLVKNLSAIGGMAPHHTEGFIREGRPKSLFIPRDHNFQDSFRPEFLMASKSDEEAHSSLETASDTSQPPEKESDLAFPPHWQLSEWKSNNDPYRSLSGSSTATGTTVIECIKVRGSSESLNSPANSRATSPSPLSIEAETKISPFKPPCLMSPSSGYSSQSETPTPTITNSAVTGLTPTTGCKMRPKIPERKSSLPSPKDKSQARLSFELPVNSQVDLSSVKPKTKASRRHSDTSTTSKPGKTSQSAQPMVTTTDLRNIRLRSVSRSELEDSPDGSSDIIEEEQGRDISPPTTPCSSKPPKPPVAVKPPLPKRPMNLMLKSPSSSPHAQESPPTSPIDRPMPLANIYMVVRKPKPKRPSQSSVTPQEHVPRHQLPLPEFDLEHGLPIEEDLSFPSSPEKDDISKTFCSQSPISCIAELDKKKSKVPPPVPKKPNVLLLPSPTVQTPSSATTEKQSLLYESGSQSPLGPPPSEADEASYNKDDQEISANKEVPGTCESDAQHENQGKLEDLGNEENDTPDGTPKEIVSIHDVDIKAFTAEIMTEASLEENSSVTDKQELHITEETDDDVPVHTPTTNRTEDLFTIIHRSKRKVLGRKEPAFGSRQSLVSPVKSSSSDIRTLTLGSTPRSTSRNENFMALLQKKGSKTSSGTRVSAMELLKSTNPLARRVTEFSQSDLDAAGTDPSKMVLPDQ, from the exons cCACCACCAACTTGGACTCGGAGAGCAAGCGAACGGCCCACTTCCAATCGTCATGGCAACagcatgtgaatgtgtttggCTCGTGGAGTAGGCCGGAGTGTGTGCAGGAGCTGCACCAAGAGGCTCAGCTCAACCTCCAGAGCCTGCTGCAAG ACTTTGAGGAGCAGCTGTATGATAACAGGGTAACTGGGCAGACATTCCGGCACCCTTCCTCTCAGAGCTCAGAGGACACCTCCACTACGCTCAGCCGCTCGCCTTCATCAATCAACAAGAAAACAGAATTTGTCTTCCTG CCTGCAAATAAACAGGTGTGTGAGGATGAGACAACATCATTAGGGATCCGGGCCCAGGACCCGGGTGCTTGTGGCTTAGACCGCTCTCTCCTGGGCTGGAATTCTTCAGTAGGGCCCCCAGTTGCCGAAAAACCTCGCTGGCACCTGAGTCGACACTCCTCAGCACACCTCGTCCCTATCAATGTcacag GTGATGGCAAGATTCTTGCTGTTGATCTGATACAAGGTGCCTGTTCTCCTGACTCTTCCCAGCCAAGATCTCTGGAACCCACCACAGAGAATACAGGCGAGCAGCACATACCCTTACGGAAAACTCAAAGTGACAGAGAGCATAGTGTACCCCCGTCCCCTAAAGCTCCATCAGGAATGATGGACCATGCCACTCTTATGTGCCCCAGCTCTTCCTGGAATGGCCCAAAGGGTTCCACGTTCTCTCCCTCCTGGACTGACTCCTACAACTATGCCCTGACCCCAAACCCTGTTGCCAAGCAGCCTTTGTCCAAACCTGGAACATTAGAGTCTGGTGGGGGTGGCCTCATGTGCCCTTCCCAAACCAGCTCTGCCATGTCTGTGAGTTCTGTATCACACTCTAGCTCCTTCACTTTCATCTCAGGCCATAGAACAAATATAGTCACACATGAAAATGcaattaaaggaaaaagaaacgAGACTGAGGGTGCAGCATCCAGTCCAGCTGCCGGTAATGGCCTCAACAAATGTGAGCGAGAGAAGAGATCATCGCGAGCCAATGCTTTCAAATTCCGTGAACGCTCCCTTTCAACACCAACAGATTCTGGATCTCTCTGCTCAGCAGACAATACATGCTGTCCAGGAGAGACAGTGCCTGTAGTCAGAGAAGGTGAGAGCTATGCTATGCTGTACCCTAGCAACAGCTCTGAAGACAACACCAGCACTGACAATGTGTCTGTAGCAACAGGCTCTGACTACTTCCCAGTGGGTAGACTGAGGTCACGTTCACGTAGCATCTCACTAAAGAAGCCCAAAAAGAAGCCACCACCACCAGTACGCAGTGTGTCCCTAGTAAAGAACTTGTCAGCCATTGGTGGGATGGCCCCACACCATACTGAAGGATTTATCAGAGAAGGTAGGCCTAAGAGCCTTTTCATACCACGAGATCATAATTTCCAGGATTCATTCCGGCCTGAGTTTCTTATGGCATCTAAATCAGATGAGGAAGCACACAGCAGTTTGGAGACAGCCTCTGATACATCTCAGCCCCCTGAAAAAGAATCAGACCTAGCCTTCCCTCCTCATTGGCAGCTTAGTGAGTGGAAGTCCAATAATGACCCTTATCGTTCATTATCAGGCTCAAGCACTGCTACAGGTACAACAGTAATTGAATGCATAAAAGTCCGTGGAAGCTCAGAATCCCTGAATTCACCAGCAAACTCTCGTGCTACTTCCCCTTCCCCACTTTCCATTGAAGCAGAGACTAAGATCTCTCCATTCAAGCCTCCATGTCTCATGTCCCCTTCAAGTGGATACTCTAGTCAGTCTGAGACACCAACCCCAACTATTACAAACTCTGCAGTCACTGGACTCACACCAACAACAGGGTGCAAGATGCGCCCAAAGATCCCAGAGAGGAAGTCCTCACTTCCTTCACCAAAAGACAAATCTCAGGCTCGTCTCTCTTTTGAGTTACCTGTAAATTCCCAAGTAGACTTGTCTTCTGTTAAGCCGAAAACTAAAGCTAGCCGGAGGCACTCAGACACATCTACCACCAGCAAACCAGGAAAAACGAGTCAGTCTGCACAGCCCATGGTTACCACAACAGATCTGAGAAACATCAGACTTCGTTCAGTAAGCCGCTCAGAACTTGAAGACAGTCCTGATGGCTCATCTGACATCATAGAGGAGGAACAAGGACGTGATATTAGCCCACCTACCACCCCATGTAGCTCGAAGCCACCCAAGCCACCAGTTGCGGTAAAGCCACCACTCCCCAAACGACCAATGAACTTGATGCTGAAGTCTCCCTCATCATCACCCCACGCTCAGGAATCTCCGCCAACCTCCCCAATAGACCGACCAATGCCTCTAGCCAACATCTATATGGTCGTCAGGAAGCCTAAACCTAAGAGGCCATCTCAATCATCAGTTACACCTCAAGAGCATGTGCCAAGACATCAACTCCCCCTACCTGAGTTTGACCTAGAACATGGGTTACCAATTGAAGAGGATCTTTCCTTTCCTAGCAGTCCAGAGAAAGACGATATAAGCAAGACCTTTTGTAGTCAAAGTCCAATTTCCTGCATAGCTGAATTGGACAAGAAGAAATCCAAGGTACCACCACCAGTACCCAAAAAGCCAAATGTTCTTCTCTTGCCTTCTCCTACTGTCCAGACACCGAGCAGTGCTACTACAGAAAAGCAAAGCCTTCTATATGAAAGTGGTTCTCAGTCACCTCTAGGCCCACCTCCGTCTGAAGCCGATGAGGCTTCTTATAACAAAGATGACCAAGAAATATCTGCTAACAAAGAGGTTCCAGGAACTTGTGAGAGTGATGCACAGCATGAAAATCAAGGTAAACTTGAGGACCTTGGAAATGAAGAAAATGATACACCAGATGGAACTCCTAAGGAAATTGTATCTATTCATGATGTGGACATAAAGGCATTCACTGCAGAAATAATGACAG AAGCTTCACTGGAGGAAAACAGCTCTGTCACAGATAAGCAAGAACTGCACATCACTGAAGAAACAGATGATGATGTGCCTGTGCACACACCTACGACTAATAGGACAGAAGACCTTTTCACCATCATACACAG ATCTAAGCGGAAAGTCCTTGGCCGTAAGGAGCCAGCATTTGGTAGTCGCCAGAGCCTTGTGTCACCTGTGAAAAGCAGCAGCAGTGACATTCGAACACTGACACTGGGCAGCACTCCAAGATCAACCTCGCGGAATGAGAACTTCATGGCTCTTCTACAGAAGAAAGGCAGCAAAACAAGCAGTGGAACACGGGTCTCTGCCATGGAACTGCTGAAGAGCACAAACCCTTTGGCTCGGCGTGTCACTGAGTTTTCTCAATCAGATCTGGATGCTGCTGGAACTGACCCATCTAAAATGGTTCTACCAGACCAGTGA
- the nhsl2 gene encoding NHS-like protein 2 isoform X1 — protein MPFCKRIIAPKDVCKSALRSGGASVTDLADVCGFSLCSILRQLSDLCRQSVSILEELEGEIASICHRSGTLENKVISLQRHVSTLAACKPPLQTTTNLDSESKRTAHFQSSWQQHVNVFGSWSRPECVQELHQEAQLNLQSLLQDFEEQLYDNRVTGQTFRHPSSQSSEDTSTTLSRSPSSINKKTEFVFLPANKQVCEDETTSLGIRAQDPGACGLDRSLLGWNSSVGPPVAEKPRWHLSRHSSAHLVPINVTGQSFDKHASELQAPFRTEKAVNPKTIRRPRSVIAGPDVTLHCQGDGKILAVDLIQGACSPDSSQPRSLEPTTENTGEQHIPLRKTQSDREHSVPPSPKAPSGMMDHATLMCPSSSWNGPKGSTFSPSWTDSYNYALTPNPVAKQPLSKPGTLESGGGGLMCPSQTSSAMSVSSVSHSSSFTFISGHRTNIVTHENAIKGKRNETEGAASSPAAGNGLNKCEREKRSSRANAFKFRERSLSTPTDSGSLCSADNTCCPGETVPVVREGESYAMLYPSNSSEDNTSTDNVSVATGSDYFPVGRLRSRSRSISLKKPKKKPPPPVRSVSLVKNLSAIGGMAPHHTEGFIREGRPKSLFIPRDHNFQDSFRPEFLMASKSDEEAHSSLETASDTSQPPEKESDLAFPPHWQLSEWKSNNDPYRSLSGSSTATGTTVIECIKVRGSSESLNSPANSRATSPSPLSIEAETKISPFKPPCLMSPSSGYSSQSETPTPTITNSAVTGLTPTTGCKMRPKIPERKSSLPSPKDKSQARLSFELPVNSQVDLSSVKPKTKASRRHSDTSTTSKPGKTSQSAQPMVTTTDLRNIRLRSVSRSELEDSPDGSSDIIEEEQGRDISPPTTPCSSKPPKPPVAVKPPLPKRPMNLMLKSPSSSPHAQESPPTSPIDRPMPLANIYMVVRKPKPKRPSQSSVTPQEHVPRHQLPLPEFDLEHGLPIEEDLSFPSSPEKDDISKTFCSQSPISCIAELDKKKSKVPPPVPKKPNVLLLPSPTVQTPSSATTEKQSLLYESGSQSPLGPPPSEADEASYNKDDQEISANKEVPGTCESDAQHENQGKLEDLGNEENDTPDGTPKEIVSIHDVDIKAFTAEIMTEASLEENSSVTDKQELHITEETDDDVPVHTPTTNRTEDLFTIIHRSKRKVLGRKEPAFGSRQSLVSPVKSSSSDIRTLTLGSTPRSTSRNENFMALLQKKGSKTSSGTRVSAMELLKSTNPLARRVTEFSQSDLDAAGTDPSKMVLPDQ, from the exons cCACCACCAACTTGGACTCGGAGAGCAAGCGAACGGCCCACTTCCAATCGTCATGGCAACagcatgtgaatgtgtttggCTCGTGGAGTAGGCCGGAGTGTGTGCAGGAGCTGCACCAAGAGGCTCAGCTCAACCTCCAGAGCCTGCTGCAAG ACTTTGAGGAGCAGCTGTATGATAACAGGGTAACTGGGCAGACATTCCGGCACCCTTCCTCTCAGAGCTCAGAGGACACCTCCACTACGCTCAGCCGCTCGCCTTCATCAATCAACAAGAAAACAGAATTTGTCTTCCTG CCTGCAAATAAACAGGTGTGTGAGGATGAGACAACATCATTAGGGATCCGGGCCCAGGACCCGGGTGCTTGTGGCTTAGACCGCTCTCTCCTGGGCTGGAATTCTTCAGTAGGGCCCCCAGTTGCCGAAAAACCTCGCTGGCACCTGAGTCGACACTCCTCAGCACACCTCGTCCCTATCAATGTcacag GCCAGAGCTTTGATAAGCACGCCAGCGAACTCCAGGCCCCTTTTAGAACTGAAAAGGCGGTTAACCCAAAGACCATCCGCCGCCCAAGGAGTGTGATCGCAGGCCCTGATGTCACGCTACACTGCCAAG GTGATGGCAAGATTCTTGCTGTTGATCTGATACAAGGTGCCTGTTCTCCTGACTCTTCCCAGCCAAGATCTCTGGAACCCACCACAGAGAATACAGGCGAGCAGCACATACCCTTACGGAAAACTCAAAGTGACAGAGAGCATAGTGTACCCCCGTCCCCTAAAGCTCCATCAGGAATGATGGACCATGCCACTCTTATGTGCCCCAGCTCTTCCTGGAATGGCCCAAAGGGTTCCACGTTCTCTCCCTCCTGGACTGACTCCTACAACTATGCCCTGACCCCAAACCCTGTTGCCAAGCAGCCTTTGTCCAAACCTGGAACATTAGAGTCTGGTGGGGGTGGCCTCATGTGCCCTTCCCAAACCAGCTCTGCCATGTCTGTGAGTTCTGTATCACACTCTAGCTCCTTCACTTTCATCTCAGGCCATAGAACAAATATAGTCACACATGAAAATGcaattaaaggaaaaagaaacgAGACTGAGGGTGCAGCATCCAGTCCAGCTGCCGGTAATGGCCTCAACAAATGTGAGCGAGAGAAGAGATCATCGCGAGCCAATGCTTTCAAATTCCGTGAACGCTCCCTTTCAACACCAACAGATTCTGGATCTCTCTGCTCAGCAGACAATACATGCTGTCCAGGAGAGACAGTGCCTGTAGTCAGAGAAGGTGAGAGCTATGCTATGCTGTACCCTAGCAACAGCTCTGAAGACAACACCAGCACTGACAATGTGTCTGTAGCAACAGGCTCTGACTACTTCCCAGTGGGTAGACTGAGGTCACGTTCACGTAGCATCTCACTAAAGAAGCCCAAAAAGAAGCCACCACCACCAGTACGCAGTGTGTCCCTAGTAAAGAACTTGTCAGCCATTGGTGGGATGGCCCCACACCATACTGAAGGATTTATCAGAGAAGGTAGGCCTAAGAGCCTTTTCATACCACGAGATCATAATTTCCAGGATTCATTCCGGCCTGAGTTTCTTATGGCATCTAAATCAGATGAGGAAGCACACAGCAGTTTGGAGACAGCCTCTGATACATCTCAGCCCCCTGAAAAAGAATCAGACCTAGCCTTCCCTCCTCATTGGCAGCTTAGTGAGTGGAAGTCCAATAATGACCCTTATCGTTCATTATCAGGCTCAAGCACTGCTACAGGTACAACAGTAATTGAATGCATAAAAGTCCGTGGAAGCTCAGAATCCCTGAATTCACCAGCAAACTCTCGTGCTACTTCCCCTTCCCCACTTTCCATTGAAGCAGAGACTAAGATCTCTCCATTCAAGCCTCCATGTCTCATGTCCCCTTCAAGTGGATACTCTAGTCAGTCTGAGACACCAACCCCAACTATTACAAACTCTGCAGTCACTGGACTCACACCAACAACAGGGTGCAAGATGCGCCCAAAGATCCCAGAGAGGAAGTCCTCACTTCCTTCACCAAAAGACAAATCTCAGGCTCGTCTCTCTTTTGAGTTACCTGTAAATTCCCAAGTAGACTTGTCTTCTGTTAAGCCGAAAACTAAAGCTAGCCGGAGGCACTCAGACACATCTACCACCAGCAAACCAGGAAAAACGAGTCAGTCTGCACAGCCCATGGTTACCACAACAGATCTGAGAAACATCAGACTTCGTTCAGTAAGCCGCTCAGAACTTGAAGACAGTCCTGATGGCTCATCTGACATCATAGAGGAGGAACAAGGACGTGATATTAGCCCACCTACCACCCCATGTAGCTCGAAGCCACCCAAGCCACCAGTTGCGGTAAAGCCACCACTCCCCAAACGACCAATGAACTTGATGCTGAAGTCTCCCTCATCATCACCCCACGCTCAGGAATCTCCGCCAACCTCCCCAATAGACCGACCAATGCCTCTAGCCAACATCTATATGGTCGTCAGGAAGCCTAAACCTAAGAGGCCATCTCAATCATCAGTTACACCTCAAGAGCATGTGCCAAGACATCAACTCCCCCTACCTGAGTTTGACCTAGAACATGGGTTACCAATTGAAGAGGATCTTTCCTTTCCTAGCAGTCCAGAGAAAGACGATATAAGCAAGACCTTTTGTAGTCAAAGTCCAATTTCCTGCATAGCTGAATTGGACAAGAAGAAATCCAAGGTACCACCACCAGTACCCAAAAAGCCAAATGTTCTTCTCTTGCCTTCTCCTACTGTCCAGACACCGAGCAGTGCTACTACAGAAAAGCAAAGCCTTCTATATGAAAGTGGTTCTCAGTCACCTCTAGGCCCACCTCCGTCTGAAGCCGATGAGGCTTCTTATAACAAAGATGACCAAGAAATATCTGCTAACAAAGAGGTTCCAGGAACTTGTGAGAGTGATGCACAGCATGAAAATCAAGGTAAACTTGAGGACCTTGGAAATGAAGAAAATGATACACCAGATGGAACTCCTAAGGAAATTGTATCTATTCATGATGTGGACATAAAGGCATTCACTGCAGAAATAATGACAG AAGCTTCACTGGAGGAAAACAGCTCTGTCACAGATAAGCAAGAACTGCACATCACTGAAGAAACAGATGATGATGTGCCTGTGCACACACCTACGACTAATAGGACAGAAGACCTTTTCACCATCATACACAG ATCTAAGCGGAAAGTCCTTGGCCGTAAGGAGCCAGCATTTGGTAGTCGCCAGAGCCTTGTGTCACCTGTGAAAAGCAGCAGCAGTGACATTCGAACACTGACACTGGGCAGCACTCCAAGATCAACCTCGCGGAATGAGAACTTCATGGCTCTTCTACAGAAGAAAGGCAGCAAAACAAGCAGTGGAACACGGGTCTCTGCCATGGAACTGCTGAAGAGCACAAACCCTTTGGCTCGGCGTGTCACTGAGTTTTCTCAATCAGATCTGGATGCTGCTGGAACTGACCCATCTAAAATGGTTCTACCAGACCAGTGA